A window of Cucurbita pepo subsp. pepo cultivar mu-cu-16 chromosome LG06, ASM280686v2, whole genome shotgun sequence contains these coding sequences:
- the LOC111797455 gene encoding uncharacterized protein LOC111797455, which produces MAKKRKSIATSLDEVDRTMYTSFCSGANSLSQLYTQAMNHQKLSFQAGERHAMEKLYQWMFRQQEGGSRVTTADVLNYIRNELDYCGEEPSMSPRAAAVHQHQHAQPTMQFTNSSFPASGLSAQATTGQGSRTEHSDNHSKSSVFSNALSSPIRRSLQQYHIAQEAHYPNSGTSGGNGATRNNEPNFLQHQNADPNSVSSNDSSMDMHADSPAHDSHY; this is translated from the exons ATGGCTAAGAAGAGGAAATCTATTGCTACCAGCCTCGACGAGGTAGatcggaccatgtacacctcTTTTTGCAGCGGGGCCAACTCTCTCTCGCAGCTTTACACCCAGGCTATGAACCACCAGAAGCTTTCTTTTCAAGCCGGAGAACGTCATGCGATG GAAAAGCTTTATCAATGGATGTTTAGACAACAAGAAGGTGGATCTAGAGTGACAACAGCTGATGTACTTAATTACATACGG AACGAGTTGGATTATTGTGGGGAGGAACCGTCAATGTCCCCTAGAGCAGCAGCAGTCCATCAACATCAACATGCTCAACCAACAATGCAGTTCACAAACTCAAGCTTTCCAGCTTCAGGTCTTTCTGCACAAGCAACCACCGGACAAGGGAGTCGAACCGAGCACTCTGATAACCATTCCAAAAGTTCAGTCTTCTCAAATGCTCTATCAAGCCCCATTCGCCGGAGTTTGCAGCAGTATCACATCGCTCAGGAAGCTCACTACCCAAACAGTGGGACGTCGGGAGGAAACGGAGCCACTCGAAACAATGAACCCAACTTCCTTCAGCATCAGAATGCTGACCCTAATTCAGTCAGCTCTAACGACTCATCGATGGACATGCATGCCGATAGTCCCGCACATGATTCACATTACTGA
- the LOC111796722 gene encoding protein GIGANTEA-like, with protein sequence MATSSERWIDRLQLSSLFWPPPDDDQQRKNHYSEQWALACGEILRILTHYNRPIYKMEQKNGETERSNSGCVATTRDTNDGEFVQVPLQHERKPIRPLSPWITDILLAAPLGIRSDYFRWCSGVMGKYAAGELRPPTSASSRGSGKHPQLIPSTPRWAVANGAGVILSVCDEEVARYETATLTAAAVPALLLPPPTTALDEHLVAGLPALEPYARLFHRYYAIATPSATQRLLLGLLEAPPSWAPDALDAAVQLVELLRAAEEYATGIRLPRNWMHLHFLRAIGTAMSMRAGIAADAAAALLFRVLSQPALLFPPLRQVEGSDVQYESLGGYESSYREQIEVPAAEATTEATAQGIASMLCAHGPEVEWRICTIWEAAYGLIPLSSDVVDLPEIIVATPLQPPILSWNLYIPLLKVLEYLPRGSPSEACLMKIFVATVESVLQRTFPSESPKEQTRKTRYFSSFGSASKNLAVTELRTMVHSLFLESCASVELASRLLFVVLTVCVSHEAQSNGSKKFRREQSIDERIEDLQAVPENHTGIRRRKTKKQGPVSAFDSYVLAAVCALACELQLFPFAARGSDHLNTTNLQDVIKLVKVNGTSTELQNSVSSAVCHTHRILAILEALFSLKPSSVGTSWSYSSNEIVAAAMVAAHVSELFRRSKACMHALSILMRCKWDDEIYTRASSLYNLIDIHSKAVASIVNKAEPLEANLIQVPKWKKSLVGLNGKKQIQCEDSTCFHPGQSVQKCDNSTRSETKLVFERTSNSNEELGNTLGKGLASFSIDASDLANLLTMERQIGFNCCAQVLLRSVLAEKQELCFSVISLLWHKLITAPETQPSVESTSAQQGWRQVVDALCNVVSASPAKAATAIVLQAERQLQPWIAKDDDQGQKMWRINQRIIKLIVELMRNHDTPESLVVLASALDLLLRATDGMLVDGEACTLPQLELLEATARAVKPVLEWGESGLSIADGLSNLLKCRLPATVRCLSHPSAHVRALSTSVLRDILHTSSINSSSKSGNINGIYPSYQYFSSGFIDWKTDIEKCLGWEVHNQLATGLSTQSLQAAAEELGCSIPL encoded by the exons AACCATTATTCTGAACAATGGGCCCTTGCATGTGGGGAGATACTCCGGATCTTGACTCATTACAATCGTCCAATATACAAGATGGAACAAAAGAATGGTGAAACAGAAAGAAGCAATAGTGGCTGCGTTGCTACGACGCGTGACACCAATGATGGGGAATTTGTTCAAGTGCCTCTGCAACACGAGAGGAAACCTATAAGACCTTTGTCCCCATGGATTACTGACATATTGCTTGCTGCACCATTGGGCATCAGAAGCGACTATTTCCGCTG GTGCAGTGGTGTTATGGGTAAATATGCTGCTGGAGAGCTCAGGCCACCCACATCAG CTTCTTCTCGTGGATCTGGAAAACACCCTCAGCTTATACCATCAACTCCAAGATGGGCGGTTGCAAATGGTGCTGGAGTCATATTGAGTGTTTGTGATGAAGAAGTTGCTCGGTATGAGACTGCAACTCTAACAGCAGCTGCTGTTCCTGcacttcttcttcctcccccTACAACAGCTTTAGATGAACATTTAGTTGCTGGGCTACCAGCTCTTGAGCCATATGCACGCTTATTTCATAG ATATTATGCCATTGCTACTCCCAGTGCTACCCAAAGGCTTCTTCTTGGACTCTTAGAAGCACCTCCATCTTGGGCTCCAGATGCACTTGATGCAGCTGTACAGCTTGTAGAGCTTCTTCGAGCTGCTGAAGAGTATGCAACTGGCATTAGG CTTCCTAGAAACTGGATGCATTTACATTTCTTGCGTGCCATTGGCACTGCAATGTCCATGAGAGCTGGTATTGCTGCTGATGCTGCAGCAGCCTTGCTTTTCCGCGTACTGTCCCAACCCGCGTTGCTTTTTCCGCCACTACGACAAGTTGAGGGAAGTGATGTTCAATATGAATCTTTGGGTGGCTATGAATCATCATACAGGGAACAG ATCGAAGTGCCTGCAGCGGAAGCTACAACTGAAGCTACTGCTCAAGGAATTGCATCGATGCTTTGTGCACATGGCCCTGAAGTTGAATGGAGAATTTGTACCATCTGGGAAGCTGCTTATGGCTTGATTCCGTTAAGTTCCGATGTAGTTGACCTCCCTGAAATCATAGTTGCAACGCCATTGCAACCTCCCATATTATCATGGAATTTATACATTCCTCTCCTTAAGGTTCTTGAATATCTTCCACGAGGTAGCCCATCCGAAGCATGTCTGATGAAGATATTTGTTGCTACTGTTGAATCAGTTCTTCAAAGAACATTTCCGTCCGAGTCTCCCAAAGAACAAACTAGAAAAACAAGATACTTTTCCAGCTTTGGTTCTGCTTCTAAAAATCTAGCTGTCACAGAGCTTCGAACCATGGTCCACTCGCTCTTCTTAGAATCATGTGCTTCTGTGGAGCTCGCTTCACGCCTACTTTTTGTCGTATTGACTGTTTGTGTTAGTCATGAAGCTCAATCCAATGGAAGCAAGAAATTCAGACGTGAACAAAGTATTGATGAAAGGATTGAGGACTTGCAAGCGGTACCCGAGAACCATACAGGAATAAGAAGGAGAAAGACTAAAAAGCAAGGTCCTGTTTCTGCATTCGATTCTTACGTCCTGGCTGCTGTTTGTGCTCTTGCTTGTGAGCTCCAGTTATTTCCCTTTGCTGCTAGGGGAAGTGATCATTTAAACACTACAAATTTACAGGATGTAATAAAACTGGTCAAAGTAAACGGCACTTCAACCGAGCTTCAGAATAGCGTTAGCTCAGCAGTATGCCACACACATCGAATTTTGGCCATCTTAGAAgcacttttttctttaaagcCATCTTCTGTGGGAACTTCATGGAGTTATAGTTCAAACGAGATAGTTGCTGCAGCCATGGTTGCAGCTCATGTTTCAGAACTCTTTAGACGATCAAAGGCTTGCATGCACGCTCTCTCTATCCTGATGCGATGCAAGTGGGACGACGAGATTTACACCAGGGCATCATCATTGTACAATCTGATAGATATACACAGCAAAGCAGTTGCTTCCATTGTTAACAAAGCTGAACCTTTAGAAGCAAATTTAATACAAGTACCGAAATGGAAGAAATCTCTCGTTGGTTTAAacggaaaaaaacaaattcaatgtGAAGACAGTACCTGCTTTCATCCTGGACAATCTGTTCAAAAGTGTGATAATTCGACCCGTTCGGAAACTAAACTTGTGTTCGAGAGaacatcaaattcaaatgaagAGTTGGGAAATACTTTAGGGAAAGGTTTAGCAAGCTTCTCGATTGATGCTTCTGATTTAGCTAACTTACTCACTATGGAGAGGCAGATAGGATTCAACTGTTGTGCACAAGTTCTCTTAAGATCAGTGCTTGCTGAGAAACAAGAATTATGTTTCTCTGTTATTTCTCTACTGTGGCACAAGTTGATTACAGCTCCTGAAACTCAACCGAGCGTGGAGAGCACTTCAGCCCAGCAAGGATGGAGACAG GTAGTTGATGCATTATGCAACGTGGTATCAGCTTCCCCAGCTAAAGCAGCTACAGCAATTGTCCTTCAG GCGGAGAGGCAGTTGCAACCTTGGATTGCAAAAGATGATGATCAAGGTCAGAAGATGTGGAGAATCAACCAGCGGATCATCAAACTCATAGTTGAGCTAATGAGAAATCACGATACTCCAGAATCGCTGGTCGTATTGGCGAGTGCGTTAGATCTACTGTTGCGTGCCACAGATGGCATGCTTGTAGATGGTGAAGCCTGTACTTTGCCACAACTAGAG CTATTGGAAGCGACTGCTAGAGCAGTTAAGCCTGTACTGGAGTGGGGAGAATCTGGACTGTCAATTGCTGATGGCCTTTCCAATCTCTTAAAG TGTCGTCTACCAGCTACTGTTCGATGCCTTTCTCATCCAAGTGCACATGTCCGAGCCTTAAGCACATCGGTTCTTCGTGATATCCTGCACACCAGCTCGATAAATTCTAGTTCAAAATCGGGAAACATAAATGGCATTTATCCCTCTTATCAGTATTTCAGTTCAGGTTTCATTGACTGGAAAACAGATATTGAGAAGTGCTTGGGATGGGAAGTTCATAATCAACTTGCAACTGGACTATCAACTCAGTCGCTTCAAGCTGCTGCCGAGGAATTAGGCTGCTCTATTCCCCTATGA
- the LOC111797429 gene encoding uncharacterized protein LOC111797429, whose protein sequence is MSITHEEGSMLSDDSALALVRICLTHEEGSSLSDDVALAPKIDSLLEILYIFDENANEDHEVRVFVNVEGKIGKKMKGAILFKGKPIGLENVRLYVQSMATGDLEVNRVESKSNQSASPAAAMVTAPTASKPTVAVKKNSRGFRSH, encoded by the exons atgtctataacccatgaagagggatcgATGCTGAGCGACGATTCTGCCTTGGCTCtagtgagaatatgtctaacccatgaagagggatcgtCGCTCAGCGACGATGTTGCCTTGGCTCCG AAGATCGATAGCCTTCtcgagattctgtatattttcGATGAGAATGCTAATGAGGATCATGAGGTTAGGGTTTTTGTGAACGTTGAAGGGaagattgggaagaaaatgaaaggggCTATATTGTTCAAGGGAAAACCGATTGGGTTGGAAAatgtgaggttgtatgtacagagtatggcgACAGGTGATTTAGAGGTCAATAGAGTGGAGTCGAAGAGCAATCAATCTGCTTCGCCTGCGGCAGCCATGGTGACTGCCCCTACGGCATCAAAGCCAACAGTGGCGGTGAAAAAGAATAGTAGAGGATTcagaagccattga
- the LOC111797631 gene encoding 40S ribosomal protein S18-like — translation MSLVANEDFQHILRVLNTNVDGKQKIMFALTSIKGIGRRLANMVCKKADVDMNKRAGELTAAELDNLMVVVANPRQFKIPDWFLNRQKDYKDGKYSQVVSNALDMKLRDDLERLKKIRNHRGLRHYWGLRVRGQHTKTTGRRGKTVGVSKKR, via the exons ATG TCGCTGGTTGCAAACGAGGATTTTCAGCACATTCTGCGTGTGCTGAACACTAACGTGGATGGGAAGCAGAAGATTATGTTTGCTCTCACTTCGATTAAAGGTATTGGAAGGCGTCTTGCTAACATGGTTTGCAAGAAGGCTGATGTTGACATGAACAAGAG GGCTGGTGAACTAACTGCTGCTGAATTGGACAATCTCATGGTGGTGGTTGCCAATCCACgtcaatttaaaattcctGACTGGTTTTTGAATCGGCAGAAGGACTACAAGGATGGGAAATACTCTCAAGTAGTTTCAAATGCATTGGATATGAAGTTGAGAGATGATTTGGAGCGGTTGAAGAAGATCAG AAACCACCGAGGTCTAAGGCACTACTGGGGCCTCCGAGTCCGTGGTCAGCACACTAAGACCACTGGTCGCCGAGGGAAAACTGTTGGTGTCTCCAAGAAGCGTTAA